One Thermodesulfobacteriota bacterium DNA window includes the following coding sequences:
- a CDS encoding sigma-70 family RNA polymerase sigma factor produces the protein METKYNEFDETVSVSEYVEFERDDDEVSSINFKDSYSRDEGNENEYGSGKISSKSKSDDTPDEQLRLLYVYFKDMSVEPLFTAQEEVEISAKIKKCESRSRELVSLVGKLADGKLKMNGSARHRNGHKRLKNGYIEKRIKSLHAFIRVYSENAKRFKQRFVKANLRLVITISRKYMGRGLPLSDLIQEGNMGLMRAVERFDHRKGFKFSTYASWWIHQAILRALQGQTRTIKVPVYLLEQANRVYKVNALLSKKLGRKPTPKEIARKSGISVEVVKRILRSTKDAISLDTPILDGEKTTLLDSIADNDTVIPDSLVAKSDLTDKLREALMLLNPREEEILRLRFGIDQHSTYTLDEIGRKFNLTRERIRQIEKAALWKLANSDIKDHLESFLR, from the coding sequence ATGGAAACAAAATACAACGAGTTCGATGAAACTGTATCCGTAAGCGAGTATGTTGAGTTCGAGAGGGATGACGACGAGGTTTCATCCATAAATTTCAAGGACAGCTATTCCAGGGACGAGGGGAATGAAAATGAATACGGTTCTGGAAAAATAAGCTCGAAGTCGAAATCCGACGATACGCCTGACGAGCAGCTCCGTCTCCTCTACGTCTATTTCAAGGACATGTCGGTCGAGCCACTTTTCACCGCACAGGAAGAGGTCGAGATCTCGGCGAAAATAAAGAAATGCGAATCGAGGTCGAGGGAGCTCGTGAGCCTAGTCGGTAAATTGGCTGACGGAAAGTTAAAGATGAACGGCTCTGCGCGCCACAGGAACGGACATAAAAGACTCAAGAACGGCTATATCGAGAAACGCATAAAGAGCCTTCACGCGTTTATCAGGGTCTATTCGGAAAACGCAAAAAGGTTTAAACAGAGGTTCGTAAAGGCGAATCTCAGGCTCGTCATCACGATATCGAGGAAGTATATGGGCAGGGGACTCCCGCTTTCCGACCTCATACAGGAAGGGAATATGGGGCTCATGAGAGCGGTCGAAAGGTTCGACCACAGAAAAGGCTTCAAGTTCTCGACATACGCTTCGTGGTGGATACACCAGGCGATACTGAGGGCGCTTCAGGGACAGACGAGGACTATTAAAGTCCCCGTATACCTCCTCGAGCAGGCCAACAGGGTCTACAAGGTAAATGCGCTCCTGTCGAAAAAGCTCGGCAGAAAACCCACCCCCAAGGAGATAGCCCGCAAATCCGGCATATCGGTCGAGGTTGTCAAGCGCATACTGAGGTCCACAAAGGACGCAATCAGCCTCGACACGCCTATACTCGACGGGGAGAAGACGACGCTCCTCGATTCCATCGCGGATAACGATACCGTTATTCCCGATTCCCTCGTAGCCAAATCCGATCTCACCGACAAGCTGAGAGAAGCCCTCATGCTATTGAATCCGAGGGAGGAGGAGATATTGAGGCTCAGGTTCGGGATCGACCAGCACAGCACATACACCCTCGACGAGATCGGCAGGAAGTTCAACCTCACGAGGGAGAGAATAAGGCAGATCGAGAAGGCGGCACTGTGGAAGCTCGCCAATTCTGATATCAAGGATCATCTGGAAAGTTTTCTCAGATAG
- a CDS encoding DUF488 domain-containing protein, protein MAIKLKRAYDKPEPDDGIRILVERLWPRGLSKKDAHVDEWLKDIAPSTELRKWFSHDTAKWEEFRRRYHKELHNNRDAVKKLLDITEGKDVTFVYSSKEERYNSASALKDYIEKLGKFK, encoded by the coding sequence ATGGCAATCAAGCTAAAACGCGCCTACGATAAGCCCGAACCGGACGACGGAATCCGCATACTGGTAGAAAGGCTCTGGCCTAGAGGGTTGTCCAAGAAAGACGCTCATGTTGATGAGTGGCTCAAGGATATAGCTCCATCAACAGAGCTCCGCAAGTGGTTCTCACACGACACAGCGAAGTGGGAAGAGTTCAGGAGGCGATATCATAAGGAGCTGCATAACAACCGGGACGCGGTAAAGAAGCTCTTGGATATTACGGAAGGAAAAGATGTCACTTTCGTCTACTCCTCGAAAGAAGAACGGTACAATAGCGCTTCCGCGCTGAAAGATTATATAGAAAAGCTCGGCAAATTTAAGTAG
- a CDS encoding adenosylcobalamin-dependent ribonucleoside-diphosphate reductase — MSSEKLSPTQTNGNGHGTKLIEKSPEPEIELQAAENTPAEEEEFVQKTEGVMDIPEKTLKAFGGDELRARVFYEKYALRDKAGRIVELTPEDMWRRVAREIASPEKSKELRKEWEDNFYWLLSNFKFIPGGRILFGAGQNRRSTLLNCYFMPIKEDSIEGIFEWCKEAARTYSFGGGVGTDISILRPKGAPVNNSAIYSTGAVSFMDLLSTTTGTIGQAGRRGALMITINVNHPDIQEFIDVKNDTERSRVKFANISVKISDEFMRAVEEDKDFELRFENEKVKYSKTVRARDIWEKLVKSAWASAEPGVIFWDAVKRYSPTEYSGMEVNGVNPCSEQALEDYGNCCLGNVNLSPFVKDAFTEEAAIDWENLERAFKYSVRFLDNVLDYNMNKHPLTYQTKASTHSRRIGVGFTGFGDMLSKLNIKYDTPEAVEFADKMFEHIKNTVYEASSDLATEKGSFPAYARDTHLSGTFLRTIDERVLDKIKSQGLRNACILTVPPVGSGSVLAGTTSGVEPMFALSYFRRSKSLSKGEFKVYHPLVDEYMKKYGLESEKELPKTFITSHEIEPEMRVRMQAAIQKHIDSCISSTVNLPTDITLDEVEKIYFLAWKLGCKGITVYREGSREGILVTEDQAKAQQQTKDETKLPTQTQDEGMKKTHHPNPISSLRPSLLPEIKPIKRPQFLQGFTEVIKTGYGNLYVTINTYDGRPFEVFVQIGKSGYSTMADAEATGRLVSLALRSGVSVKDVVEQLEGIGGSSPVFSEGKLVMSIPDAIATVLKKHFVQSAENPAESAKRAVDLNLERCPDCGDRALAFEQGCMTCRSCGFSKCD; from the coding sequence ATGTCTTCTGAGAAACTCAGCCCGACGCAGACGAACGGAAACGGCCATGGGACGAAGCTGATAGAGAAAAGCCCGGAACCTGAAATCGAATTACAAGCGGCTGAAAACACCCCGGCGGAGGAAGAAGAATTTGTCCAGAAGACGGAAGGAGTTATGGACATCCCGGAAAAAACCCTGAAAGCGTTTGGCGGCGACGAGCTGCGCGCAAGGGTTTTCTACGAAAAGTACGCGCTCAGGGACAAGGCCGGCAGGATCGTGGAGCTCACCCCGGAGGACATGTGGAGGAGGGTGGCGAGGGAAATAGCCTCTCCCGAGAAATCTAAAGAGCTGAGAAAAGAATGGGAAGACAACTTCTACTGGCTCCTTTCGAATTTCAAGTTCATCCCCGGAGGCAGGATCCTCTTCGGCGCCGGTCAGAACAGACGGTCCACGCTGCTTAACTGCTACTTCATGCCGATCAAGGAGGATTCGATCGAGGGCATTTTCGAATGGTGCAAAGAGGCGGCGAGGACATACTCGTTCGGGGGCGGCGTAGGGACAGACATATCCATACTCAGGCCCAAGGGCGCGCCCGTGAACAATTCGGCTATCTATTCCACGGGGGCGGTATCTTTCATGGACCTCCTCTCGACGACGACCGGCACCATCGGCCAGGCCGGAAGACGCGGCGCCCTTATGATAACGATCAACGTCAACCACCCGGACATACAGGAATTTATAGATGTTAAAAACGACACGGAAAGGTCCCGGGTCAAGTTCGCGAATATATCGGTCAAGATCTCGGACGAGTTCATGCGCGCCGTCGAGGAAGACAAAGACTTCGAGCTCAGGTTCGAGAACGAAAAGGTAAAGTACTCGAAAACCGTCCGCGCCAGGGACATATGGGAAAAGCTTGTAAAATCGGCATGGGCGTCTGCCGAGCCGGGCGTAATATTCTGGGATGCGGTGAAGAGGTATTCCCCGACCGAATACTCCGGAATGGAGGTAAACGGCGTCAACCCATGCAGCGAGCAGGCACTCGAGGATTACGGCAACTGCTGTCTCGGTAACGTCAACCTCTCCCCGTTCGTCAAAGACGCATTCACGGAAGAAGCCGCTATCGACTGGGAGAACCTCGAAAGGGCCTTCAAATACTCGGTCAGGTTCCTCGACAACGTGCTCGATTACAACATGAACAAGCACCCGCTCACGTATCAGACAAAGGCGTCCACGCACTCGAGGCGCATCGGCGTGGGCTTTACGGGCTTCGGCGACATGCTCTCGAAGCTCAACATCAAGTACGACACGCCCGAGGCGGTCGAGTTCGCGGACAAGATGTTCGAGCACATCAAGAACACCGTATACGAGGCCAGCTCCGACCTCGCGACCGAGAAGGGCAGTTTCCCTGCTTATGCCAGGGACACCCACCTGTCGGGAACATTCCTGAGAACGATCGACGAGCGTGTGCTCGACAAAATCAAGAGCCAGGGGCTCCGGAACGCCTGCATACTTACTGTGCCGCCGGTGGGCAGCGGTTCTGTGCTAGCTGGAACCACGAGCGGCGTAGAGCCGATGTTCGCGCTCTCGTACTTCAGGCGCTCCAAATCCCTTTCTAAAGGCGAGTTCAAGGTATACCACCCGCTCGTCGATGAGTACATGAAAAAGTACGGCCTCGAAAGCGAAAAAGAACTGCCTAAGACTTTCATAACATCGCACGAGATCGAGCCCGAAATGAGGGTGCGCATGCAGGCCGCGATACAGAAGCACATCGATTCCTGCATTTCCAGCACCGTCAACCTCCCGACCGACATCACGCTCGACGAGGTGGAGAAGATATACTTCCTCGCGTGGAAGCTCGGCTGTAAGGGCATTACCGTTTACAGGGAGGGCTCGAGAGAGGGCATACTGGTCACTGAGGACCAGGCGAAGGCCCAGCAGCAGACTAAAGACGAAACAAAGCTTCCGACCCAGACCCAGGACGAGGGGATGAAAAAAACCCATCACCCCAACCCCATCTCATCCCTTCGTCCATCCTTACTGCCGGAAATAAAGCCTATAAAAAGGCCGCAGTTCCTGCAGGGGTTCACGGAGGTCATAAAAACGGGGTACGGAAATCTCTACGTTACAATCAATACCTACGACGGGAGGCCGTTCGAGGTCTTCGTCCAGATCGGCAAATCGGGGTATTCGACGATGGCCGACGCCGAGGCCACGGGGAGGCTGGTTTCACTCGCGTTGAGATCGGGTGTGAGCGTAAAGGACGTAGTGGAGCAGCTCGAAGGGATCGGGGGCTCGTCCCCTGTCTTCTCCGAAGGTAAGCTCGTTATGTCCATACCGGACGCGATAGCGACCGTATTAAAGAAACACTTCGTCCAGTCGGCCGAGAACCCGGCGGAATCGGCAAAGCGGGCTGTGGATCTGAACCTCGAGCGCTGTCCCGACTGCGGAGACAGGGCGCTCGCGTTCGAGCAGGGATGCATGACCTGCCGAAGCTGCGGCTTTTCCAAGTGCGACTGA
- the sufC gene encoding Fe-S cluster assembly ATPase SufC, which translates to MLEIRNLHVSVADQEIIKGLDLKVNAGEVHSIMGPNGSGKSTLAQVLAGRESYEVTEGEIIFEGKDLLGLAPEERACEGIFMAFQYPVEIPGVANTYLLREALNSIRKYRGLEPLKHVEFARLAKEKMGIMGMADNLLKRSVNEGFSGGEKKKNEIFQMQVLEPKLAILDETDSGLDIDALKIVADGVNALRNPERAFIVITHYQRLLEYIVPDFVHVLVNGRIVKSGGKELALELEDRGYGWVEEEARKAVNN; encoded by the coding sequence ATGCTGGAAATAAGGAATCTGCACGTGAGCGTCGCAGATCAGGAAATAATCAAGGGACTCGACCTCAAAGTGAATGCCGGGGAAGTGCATTCCATAATGGGCCCGAACGGCTCGGGGAAAAGCACACTGGCGCAGGTGCTCGCAGGCCGCGAATCCTACGAGGTCACGGAAGGGGAAATCATATTCGAGGGGAAAGACCTCCTCGGGCTCGCTCCGGAAGAAAGGGCGTGCGAAGGGATATTCATGGCGTTCCAGTACCCGGTCGAGATACCGGGCGTTGCGAATACGTATCTTCTGAGAGAGGCGCTCAATTCTATCCGCAAATACAGGGGTCTCGAGCCTCTCAAGCACGTGGAATTCGCGAGGCTCGCCAAGGAAAAAATGGGAATCATGGGAATGGCCGACAATCTTCTCAAACGCTCCGTCAACGAGGGGTTCTCGGGCGGGGAGAAAAAGAAGAACGAAATATTCCAGATGCAGGTGCTCGAGCCCAAGCTCGCGATACTGGACGAGACCGATTCAGGGCTCGACATCGACGCCCTTAAAATAGTGGCCGACGGCGTAAACGCCCTGAGGAACCCCGAGAGGGCGTTCATCGTGATCACGCATTATCAGAGGCTTCTCGAATACATAGTGCCCGATTTCGTTCACGTGCTGGTAAACGGGCGGATAGTCAAATCGGGCGGCAAGGAGCTCGCTCTAGAGCTCGAGGACAGGGGCTACGGCTGGGTGGAAGAGGAAGCGAGGAAAGCGGTCAACAATTAA
- a CDS encoding DUF3568 family protein, whose translation MKKQKLLILLLLAASPFILTGCLAAAAVGGAAAAGAGTVAYIKGELKATEEASLNKTWAATVAAVDDLQFIVINKIKDDVSGELEAKTADNKTVKIKLNRVTDNLTDISIRIGTFGDESLSRYILSKIEARLK comes from the coding sequence ATGAAAAAACAGAAGCTACTGATTCTTCTACTACTGGCGGCAAGTCCCTTTATTCTGACAGGGTGTCTCGCGGCAGCAGCCGTCGGAGGTGCGGCGGCAGCGGGCGCAGGCACGGTTGCATATATAAAAGGCGAGTTAAAAGCCACTGAAGAAGCATCTCTAAACAAGACATGGGCGGCGACGGTGGCCGCGGTCGACGATCTCCAGTTCATCGTGATCAACAAGATAAAAGACGATGTTTCGGGGGAGCTCGAAGCAAAGACAGCCGACAATAAAACGGTAAAGATAAAACTGAACAGGGTCACTGACAATCTGACCGACATCTCTATCAGGATAGGCACTTTCGGCGACGAAAGTCTTTCGCGATACATCCTCAGCAAGATTGAGGCGAGGCTCAAGTAA
- a CDS encoding UDP-2,3-diacylglucosamine diphosphatase, with translation MTTLIVSDVHLGSFYNRARELSVFIRSASYSRLIILGDLFDKPSIERLRDEEWEFLDLVKSMSHRKEIIWVEGNHDEGLYDTIPSLLNIRAEKEFEWTSNGKKLLAIHGHQFDFYSRNKTFLASCAGELYRLLQRIDLVLGKDIFHRLCFENRAWKRSSNIVTDGALEYGRLQEADVVFCGHTHRAFNMRRDGVEYFNTGCWNDRYCHYVVVDNHGVSLRKLAEYEQVIKTGVRLAAQQAT, from the coding sequence ATGACTACACTCATTGTTTCGGATGTACACCTCGGCTCCTTCTATAACAGGGCCAGGGAGTTGTCCGTGTTTATCAGGTCGGCGAGTTACAGCAGACTGATAATCCTGGGGGATCTGTTCGATAAGCCCAGTATCGAAAGGCTACGGGACGAAGAATGGGAGTTCCTCGATCTCGTAAAGAGCATGTCTCACCGGAAGGAGATAATCTGGGTGGAAGGGAACCACGACGAAGGTCTTTACGATACGATCCCCTCTCTTCTGAATATTCGAGCCGAGAAAGAATTCGAGTGGACGTCGAACGGGAAAAAACTTCTGGCGATCCACGGACACCAGTTCGATTTCTACAGCAGGAACAAGACGTTTCTCGCCTCGTGCGCGGGGGAGCTATACAGATTGCTGCAGAGGATAGACCTCGTGCTCGGAAAAGACATTTTCCACCGGCTCTGCTTCGAGAACAGGGCGTGGAAGCGGTCGTCGAACATCGTGACCGACGGGGCTCTCGAGTACGGCAGACTTCAGGAAGCCGATGTCGTTTTCTGCGGACATACGCACAGGGCTTTCAATATGAGGCGGGACGGGGTCGAGTATTTCAATACTGGCTGCTGGAACGACAGGTATTGTCATTACGTAGTCGTTGATAACCACGGAGTGAGTCTGAGAAAGCTCGCGGAATACGAACAGGTTATCAAGACAGGCGTCAGACTCGCAGCACAGCAGGCTACTTAA
- a CDS encoding non-heme iron oxygenase ferredoxin subunit has protein sequence MAEYQKIAKTGDVPPGEVRSFPAGSEMIAVCNVDGRFYAFRDECTHQAYPLSDGMLEGRKLTCIYHGAEFDVETGDALCLPATDAVETYDVKVEGDDIYVLIED, from the coding sequence ATGGCCGAGTATCAGAAGATAGCTAAGACCGGAGACGTCCCGCCTGGCGAAGTCAGGTCTTTCCCCGCGGGGAGCGAGATGATCGCCGTCTGCAACGTGGACGGCAGGTTCTATGCCTTCAGGGACGAATGCACGCACCAGGCGTATCCCCTTTCGGACGGCATGCTCGAAGGCAGGAAGCTCACCTGCATCTACCACGGCGCCGAGTTCGACGTCGAAACGGGTGATGCCCTCTGCCTCCCCGCGACCGACGCGGTCGAGACCTACGACGTAAAAGTCGAAGGGGACGATATTTACGTCCTGATCGAGGATTAA
- a CDS encoding superoxide dismutase gives MPYQLPKLPYSYDALEPHIDARTMEIHHTKHHQTYINNVNAALEKYPALAEKSVEDLIRDLNAVPEDIRTVVRNNGGGHANHSLFWTIMGPKAGGEPSGELADAIKSAFGGFDGFKDQFSKAAAGRFGSGWAWLSVDKSGKLVLSSTPNQDSPLSEGLTPILGLDVWEHAYYLHYQNRRPDYIAAWWNVVNWKQVASNYASAK, from the coding sequence ATGCCGTATCAATTACCGAAACTTCCTTATAGTTACGATGCCCTGGAGCCTCATATCGATGCCCGCACCATGGAAATCCATCATACAAAACACCATCAGACGTACATTAACAATGTGAATGCGGCCCTGGAAAAGTACCCGGCGCTCGCGGAGAAGAGCGTGGAGGACCTGATCAGGGATCTGAACGCGGTGCCTGAAGACATAAGGACCGTTGTCAGGAATAACGGCGGGGGGCATGCGAACCATAGCCTTTTCTGGACAATAATGGGTCCTAAGGCCGGGGGGGAGCCCTCGGGAGAGCTTGCCGACGCCATAAAATCCGCTTTCGGCGGATTCGACGGCTTTAAGGACCAGTTTTCGAAGGCGGCTGCCGGCAGGTTCGGGAGCGGCTGGGCCTGGCTTTCTGTCGACAAAAGCGGGAAATTGGTACTTTCTTCGACCCCCAATCAGGACAGCCCGCTCTCGGAAGGTTTGACCCCGATCCTCGGCCTCGACGTCTGGGAGCATGCGTATTATCTCCATTATCAGAACAGGAGACCCGACTACATAGCGGCCTGGTGGAACGTCGTTAACTGGAAGCAGGTGGCTTCTAATTACGCTTCGGCAAAGTAG
- the sufD gene encoding Fe-S cluster assembly protein SufD, with the protein MGIIFSKENDGYMKGFEEFRKDAAGKGIPWVESLREEGIKKFIELGFPTPENEDWRFTNVAPIARTAFSIEKNGHKQVAPAALDKYTFPKLKTIKLVFVDGSYTQELSDVSVLPRGVEVMSLASALSGEEELVKKYLSKYADFKDEAFTALNTAFMQDGGFIYIPRGTRLKEPVHLLYITVKSDNATITNPRNLVIVEDNCEANIIEHYVSLDEGVYFSNVVTELVVGENSSVGHYMIECESSKAFNVSTLRAQQGRSSNIRSHSVLLGGALVRNNVHPVLAGEGCDSLINGLYMSTGRQHMDNYMKVEHASPHCDSRQFYNGVLDGKSRGVFHGRIIVHKDAQKTDAKQTNRNLLLSDSAQIDTKPQLEIYADDVKCTHGATIGQMDENAVFYLRSRGIDETSARDLLLSAFTSGTLESMQLEEIRNYCEALVAEWFARRKSETD; encoded by the coding sequence ATGGGCATTATCTTCAGCAAAGAAAACGACGGTTACATGAAGGGGTTCGAGGAATTCAGAAAGGACGCCGCGGGTAAAGGGATACCGTGGGTTGAATCGCTCCGCGAGGAAGGGATCAAAAAATTCATTGAGCTTGGGTTCCCGACTCCCGAAAACGAGGATTGGCGGTTTACCAACGTAGCACCGATAGCACGAACAGCATTCAGCATCGAGAAGAACGGCCACAAGCAGGTTGCCCCAGCAGCGCTGGACAAATATACGTTTCCGAAATTAAAAACGATAAAGCTCGTTTTTGTGGACGGCTCTTATACTCAGGAGCTCTCCGATGTATCGGTCCTGCCCAGGGGCGTCGAAGTAATGAGCCTCGCTTCCGCTTTAAGCGGCGAAGAAGAGCTCGTAAAAAAATATCTTTCGAAATACGCCGATTTTAAGGACGAAGCGTTCACCGCGTTAAATACGGCCTTCATGCAGGACGGGGGCTTCATATATATACCCCGCGGCACGCGCCTGAAAGAGCCCGTGCATCTCCTCTACATCACGGTCAAGAGCGATAACGCCACGATAACCAACCCGCGAAACCTCGTAATTGTCGAAGACAACTGCGAGGCCAACATTATCGAGCATTATGTCTCTCTCGACGAGGGCGTATACTTCTCGAACGTGGTGACTGAGCTCGTGGTCGGAGAGAACAGCTCGGTCGGCCACTACATGATAGAATGCGAGAGCAGTAAGGCTTTCAACGTCTCTACGCTCCGCGCGCAGCAGGGGAGAAGCTCGAACATCCGCTCCCACTCGGTGCTCCTCGGAGGCGCTCTCGTAAGGAACAACGTCCACCCCGTGCTCGCCGGCGAAGGGTGCGACTCGCTCATCAACGGGCTCTACATGTCGACGGGCAGGCAGCACATGGATAATTACATGAAGGTCGAGCACGCAAGCCCCCACTGCGACAGCAGGCAGTTCTATAACGGCGTGCTGGACGGGAAGTCGAGGGGAGTATTCCACGGGCGCATCATAGTACACAAGGACGCGCAGAAAACGGACGCGAAGCAGACCAACCGCAACCTCCTTCTCTCGGACAGCGCGCAGATCGACACGAAGCCTCAGCTCGAGATTTACGCCGACGACGTAAAGTGCACTCACGGCGCGACCATAGGACAGATGGACGAGAACGCCGTATTTTACCTCCGCTCGCGAGGCATCGATGAGACTTCGGCGAGGGATCTGCTCCTGAGCGCCTTCACGAGCGGCACTCTCGAAAGCATGCAGCTTGAAGAGATAAGGAATTACTGCGAAGCGCTCGTAGCCGAATGGTTCGCCCGCAGAAAAAGCGAAACCGATTGA
- a CDS encoding nuclear transport factor 2 family protein: MISREKALRIARDWIDSWNRHDLDSIMSHYSEDVVLISPIVIKLLGDDSGTVMGRDALREYFKRGLEAFPELRFEMLEVFTGVDSLVLYYSRQNGPVGAEVMELNKDDKIRKVIAHYDHAK; the protein is encoded by the coding sequence ATGATTTCCCGTGAAAAAGCCTTACGGATTGCAAGGGACTGGATTGATTCCTGGAACAGGCACGACCTCGATTCAATCATGTCCCACTACTCCGAAGACGTCGTGCTTATCTCCCCTATTGTGATAAAGCTCCTGGGTGATGATTCCGGAACAGTCATGGGCAGGGACGCTCTGAGAGAGTACTTTAAAAGGGGGCTAGAAGCGTTTCCCGAGCTCAGGTTCGAGATGCTCGAGGTCTTCACAGGCGTCGACAGCTTGGTGCTTTATTACAGTAGACAAAACGGACCCGTGGGGGCGGAGGTCATGGAATTGAACAAAGATGATAAAATCAGGAAGGTCATCGCCCATTATGACCATGCAAAATGA
- a CDS encoding Rrf2 family transcriptional regulator, protein MQVTKTLDYAVRSLTYMGHEPIVKHSMKEISEHQHIPINYLAKIMRRLVKKGIVRSMVGPDGGYTLRKAPRDISLRDIYEAIEGEIRVVDCMDKSAICHLHESCPQLPVWDRVQLSMVKILEETTLEQMLSDRGLHGFTRVN, encoded by the coding sequence ATGCAGGTAACCAAAACGCTCGACTACGCCGTAAGATCTCTCACTTATATGGGGCACGAGCCCATAGTCAAACACAGCATGAAGGAGATTTCCGAGCACCAGCACATACCCATTAATTATCTTGCAAAGATCATGAGAAGGCTTGTCAAGAAAGGTATCGTCAGGTCTATGGTGGGACCTGATGGCGGCTATACACTCCGCAAAGCCCCGAGGGATATAAGCCTGCGGGACATTTATGAAGCGATAGAGGGAGAGATAAGGGTAGTGGACTGTATGGATAAAAGCGCTATATGTCATTTACACGAATCCTGCCCTCAGCTCCCGGTTTGGGACAGGGTACAGCTATCCATGGTAAAAATTCTGGAAGAGACGACGCTGGAGCAGATGCTTTCGGACAGGGGCCTGCACGGCTTTACCAGGGTGAATTAA
- the sufB gene encoding Fe-S cluster assembly protein SufB: MSIDLEKLAEQEYKYGFFTDIEQEIAPKGLSEDTIRLISGKKEEPEWLLEWRLKAYKHWLTMKEPRWAHISFPPIDYQNISYYAAPKAKARPKSLDEIDPEIRATYEKLGIPLDEQKMLAGVAVDAVFDSVSVITTFKEKLAEAGVIFCSISEAVQEHPELVKKYLGFVVPHNDNFYAALNSAVFTDGSFVYVPKGVRCPMELSTYFRINAESTGQFERTLIIAEEGSYVSYLEGCTAPKRDENQLHAAVVELIAHKDATIKYSTIQNWYPGNAEGEGGIYNFVTKRGRCVGRNSHISWTQVETGSAITWKYPSCILEGDGSVGEFYSVALTNRRQQADTGTKMIHIGKNTTSTIVSKGISAGHGQNTYRGLVQIGKDASGARNYTQCDSMLIGDKCGAHTFPYIEVKNSTARMEHEASTSKIGEDQIFYCQQRGLSAEDAVSLIVNGFCKEVFKELPFEFAIEAEKLLSISLEGSVG; encoded by the coding sequence ATGAGTATCGATTTGGAGAAATTGGCCGAGCAGGAATATAAATACGGATTCTTCACGGACATCGAGCAGGAGATCGCCCCCAAAGGACTCAGCGAAGACACGATAAGGCTGATTTCAGGCAAGAAAGAAGAGCCGGAATGGCTCCTCGAATGGAGATTGAAGGCGTATAAGCATTGGCTCACGATGAAGGAGCCCCGCTGGGCCCATATATCATTCCCGCCTATAGACTATCAGAACATAAGCTATTACGCTGCCCCCAAGGCCAAGGCGAGGCCAAAGAGCCTTGATGAGATAGACCCGGAAATAAGGGCGACGTACGAAAAGCTCGGCATTCCCCTTGACGAGCAGAAGATGCTCGCCGGGGTCGCCGTAGACGCTGTTTTCGACAGCGTGTCCGTAATCACTACCTTCAAGGAGAAGCTCGCTGAGGCGGGCGTTATATTCTGCTCTATTTCGGAAGCGGTACAGGAGCACCCGGAGCTCGTAAAAAAGTACCTCGGGTTCGTTGTGCCCCACAACGACAACTTCTACGCCGCTCTCAACTCGGCGGTATTCACGGACGGCTCGTTCGTATACGTCCCCAAGGGCGTCCGGTGCCCGATGGAACTTTCGACCTATTTCAGAATTAACGCCGAAAGCACGGGGCAGTTCGAAAGGACGCTAATAATCGCGGAGGAAGGAAGCTACGTGAGCTACCTCGAGGGGTGCACGGCTCCCAAGAGGGACGAGAACCAGCTCCACGCAGCGGTGGTCGAGCTCATTGCCCACAAGGACGCGACGATAAAGTACTCGACTATCCAGAACTGGTACCCCGGCAACGCAGAAGGCGAAGGCGGAATCTACAACTTCGTCACCAAGAGGGGAAGGTGCGTAGGCCGGAACTCCCATATATCGTGGACACAGGTGGAGACGGGTTCGGCTATCACATGGAAATACCCGAGCTGCATCCTGGAAGGCGACGGCTCCGTCGGGGAATTCTACTCAGTTGCGCTGACAAACAGGCGCCAGCAGGCGGATACAGGCACGAAAATGATACACATAGGAAAAAATACGACGAGCACGATCGTATCGAAAGGGATATCGGCGGGTCACGGACAGAATACATACAGGGGACTCGTGCAGATAGGAAAGGACGCGTCGGGAGCGCGAAACTACACGCAGTGCGATTCGATGTTAATCGGAGACAAGTGCGGTGCGCACACGTTCCCGTACATAGAGGTCAAGAACTCGACGGCTAGGATGGAGCACGAGGCCTCGACGTCGAAGATCGGCGAAGACCAGATCTTTTACTGTCAGCAGCGCGGTCTGTCCGCCGAGGACGCGGTATCGCTCATCGTGAACGGCTTCTGCAAGGAGGTCTTCAAGGAGCTCCCGTTCGAGTTCGCGATCGAGGCCGAGAAGCTTCTGAGCATAAGCCTCGAGGGTAGTGTTGGATAA